One segment of Pseudoalteromonas rubra DNA contains the following:
- a CDS encoding two-component regulator propeller domain-containing protein: protein MYQQQTKQTKLGASIFISLMIWLYSAIAFAVPVFSDTAQVMRHYDYESGLSQVSITAIEEDQLGYIWIGTQAGLNRFDGHSFKQFISRQQDPFALAGAFITALCHSGESLWIGTSTGLSVYHTVTGRFQSFLSDFSPLILSDRVQSIGCQGAAVSVTTEDGFYYVIDKATLEPQEVALEGDFIRYVTVYKNLVYYLSDEGLMVNNRQTGITTLLLDGDYKSLMVSGERAFLISKDNQLTAYDTLFERALWQSAITPDAKLVLHSVFASAGELFVATSHGVYLLDMKGEIKKRWYKRGNNKSGLQDSSILSVFRDSNSDLWIGTETRGLHFISQLSETFGHVGEYNYPHSPLTNSDVRSFALDESDRLWVATSSGGYIFEQQRFVKVEQVYPQLARFSNTFITKIQIVGEHAWLTSRGAGVARLNLISGEVTYFMPDFGNGPELSFNDITVFKQLVLLSSRTLGLLYYDEAQKKLLPFFASSVSAPNHVSSLLVDGDGFYFGSVGDGLFHYDGQNIKSLTTNNGLASDIVFMLSRDSLGAVWVASESGVSILNKQFEVEKVLKVTDGLANEAVWAMVFDQQEHIWLGTSGGLSRINIHDHNIDNFLVVDGVQDNEFNYNAAWLAPDGRVFIGGAKGFNQFYPEQIRIAFGIRPLLISNIELLGEVLHPEASSELTLAPELTEKLLLNYNQDIVSLHYSSLDYGSERLNFFYRIVGLSDQWLKLADGVRQINLLKLEPGNYQVQTYTVNRFNQKSPVHRFTIQIKAPWWWDWYSKTFYIVALTLSFALWFRQRQARYRQVVNDNRVMNELQQRLELSLWASGDELWDWHLEDKKVYRYCVKPRIDYGKNQTSMTVEDIDQFVHPKDCIAWEEKIESCLEGELDTYEIAMRVKTLKDQWSWVLERGKVVSRDHHGRPQRIVGALKDIAELKAHQNALQTLNEQLEIKVAMRTDELYKKNQKLEQAMMELKRTQQELIESEKMASLGNVVAGIAHEINTPLGVAITALTYNQECLHNINEKLQEKQLRQTDLERFNAEQEEGYRLILRNLDRAQMLISNFKQVAVDQSSEVERDINVKDYIADVFSSLLPLSKGKEISLTITGDEDMLVNTYPGAIYQIMTNLFNNSMIHGFEAHPQGKVEVSTSMAGEYWLLTYRDDGVGMPKAGLKTLFDPFVTTKRSQGGCGLGMHIVYNLVTQLLKGEISANSSPGEGIEVTIRVPYSPPKGEEMVG, encoded by the coding sequence TTGTATCAGCAGCAGACAAAACAAACAAAGTTAGGTGCCAGTATCTTCATATCGCTCATGATCTGGCTATACTCTGCAATCGCGTTTGCCGTCCCTGTGTTTTCGGATACTGCACAGGTGATGCGTCATTATGATTATGAATCAGGTCTCAGTCAGGTCAGTATTACCGCCATTGAAGAAGACCAGCTGGGCTACATCTGGATAGGTACTCAGGCTGGCCTGAATCGATTTGACGGCCATTCTTTTAAGCAATTTATTAGCCGCCAGCAAGATCCTTTTGCGTTGGCCGGGGCATTTATTACAGCCCTGTGCCACAGTGGGGAATCTCTCTGGATTGGCACCAGCACCGGGCTGAGTGTCTACCACACCGTGACAGGACGATTTCAAAGCTTTTTGAGTGATTTTAGCCCTTTGATCCTATCAGATCGGGTGCAATCAATTGGCTGCCAGGGCGCCGCAGTGTCCGTGACCACAGAAGATGGTTTTTATTATGTAATTGATAAGGCTACGTTGGAGCCACAGGAAGTGGCGCTGGAAGGGGATTTTATACGCTATGTGACCGTGTATAAAAATTTGGTTTATTACCTTTCTGATGAAGGGTTAATGGTCAACAACCGCCAAACGGGCATAACAACCCTGTTGTTGGATGGCGATTATAAATCTCTCATGGTTAGTGGCGAGCGCGCTTTTTTAATCAGTAAAGATAACCAGCTTACCGCCTATGATACGCTGTTTGAGCGCGCGTTATGGCAAAGCGCAATCACACCCGATGCCAAGTTGGTGCTGCACTCGGTTTTTGCGTCTGCTGGTGAGCTTTTTGTCGCAACCAGTCATGGTGTTTATTTGCTTGATATGAAAGGGGAAATTAAAAAGCGTTGGTATAAACGTGGCAATAATAAATCGGGTTTGCAGGATAGCAGTATCCTCTCGGTATTTCGCGATAGCAACAGCGACCTGTGGATAGGGACAGAGACTCGGGGTTTGCATTTTATTAGTCAGCTCAGCGAAACCTTTGGTCATGTGGGCGAGTATAATTATCCACACTCTCCGTTAACTAATTCAGATGTGCGCAGCTTCGCGCTGGATGAATCGGACAGGCTGTGGGTCGCAACTTCCAGTGGTGGTTATATTTTTGAGCAGCAAAGGTTTGTGAAAGTGGAGCAGGTTTATCCTCAGCTAGCCCGCTTTTCCAATACTTTTATCACTAAGATACAGATTGTCGGTGAGCATGCCTGGCTGACGTCGCGTGGCGCCGGAGTCGCACGGTTAAACCTGATAAGCGGTGAAGTCACCTATTTTATGCCTGATTTTGGCAACGGACCCGAGCTGAGCTTCAATGATATCACCGTATTTAAACAGCTGGTTTTGCTTAGCTCGCGTACTTTGGGTTTGCTTTATTACGACGAAGCCCAGAAAAAGCTGTTGCCCTTCTTTGCTTCATCTGTGTCGGCACCCAATCATGTCTCTTCATTGCTGGTAGACGGCGACGGCTTCTACTTCGGAAGTGTTGGTGATGGTTTATTTCATTACGATGGCCAAAATATCAAATCTCTTACGACCAACAATGGGCTGGCATCAGATATTGTGTTCATGTTGTCCCGCGACTCGCTCGGCGCGGTTTGGGTGGCCAGCGAATCCGGTGTCAGCATTCTCAACAAGCAGTTCGAGGTGGAAAAAGTACTCAAAGTGACCGATGGACTGGCCAATGAAGCGGTCTGGGCCATGGTCTTTGATCAGCAGGAACATATCTGGCTCGGAACCAGCGGCGGTCTGAGCCGGATTAATATTCACGATCATAATATCGATAATTTCCTAGTTGTAGACGGCGTACAGGACAATGAATTTAATTACAATGCAGCCTGGTTAGCCCCTGATGGTCGGGTATTTATTGGCGGCGCCAAAGGGTTCAACCAGTTTTACCCTGAACAGATCCGCATTGCGTTTGGGATCCGTCCCTTACTGATCTCCAATATCGAGCTGCTTGGCGAAGTTTTACATCCTGAAGCCAGTAGCGAACTGACACTGGCGCCTGAGCTGACTGAAAAACTGCTGCTTAATTACAATCAGGATATCGTTTCCTTGCATTACTCCAGCCTGGATTATGGCTCTGAGCGACTGAATTTCTTTTATCGTATTGTTGGGTTGAGCGACCAGTGGTTGAAACTCGCAGATGGTGTCAGGCAAATTAATTTGCTGAAACTGGAACCCGGTAATTATCAGGTACAGACTTATACGGTGAATCGCTTCAACCAGAAGTCCCCTGTGCATCGTTTTACGATCCAGATAAAGGCGCCCTGGTGGTGGGACTGGTACTCTAAAACTTTTTATATCGTGGCCTTAACACTCAGCTTCGCTTTGTGGTTCAGGCAACGCCAGGCACGTTATCGTCAGGTTGTGAATGACAACAGAGTCATGAACGAACTACAACAACGCCTTGAGCTGAGCTTGTGGGCCAGTGGCGACGAACTGTGGGACTGGCATCTGGAGGACAAAAAAGTCTATCGTTACTGCGTAAAACCGCGCATTGACTATGGTAAAAATCAAACCTCTATGACAGTTGAAGACATTGATCAGTTTGTGCATCCTAAAGATTGTATTGCCTGGGAAGAAAAGATCGAGTCATGCCTTGAAGGAGAGCTGGATACCTATGAAATCGCCATGCGGGTCAAAACGTTAAAAGACCAGTGGAGTTGGGTGTTGGAGCGCGGCAAGGTGGTGAGCCGTGACCATCATGGCAGACCGCAGCGTATTGTTGGGGCATTGAAGGATATCGCGGAGCTGAAGGCGCATCAAAATGCTTTACAAACCCTTAATGAACAACTTGAAATCAAAGTCGCAATGCGTACGGATGAGCTGTACAAGAAAAACCAGAAACTGGAACAAGCTATGATGGAGCTTAAGCGTACCCAACAAGAGCTCATAGAAAGTGAGAAAATGGCCTCATTGGGTAATGTGGTAGCAGGCATCGCCCATGAGATAAATACGCCACTGGGCGTCGCTATAACGGCGCTGACCTACAATCAGGAATGTCTGCACAACATCAATGAAAAGCTTCAGGAAAAGCAACTACGCCAGACGGATTTAGAGCGTTTTAATGCCGAGCAGGAGGAAGGGTATCGGCTTATTTTACGCAACCTGGACAGGGCACAAATGCTGATCAGCAACTTTAAACAGGTTGCTGTGGATCAATCCAGTGAAGTTGAACGAGACATCAATGTGAAGGACTATATTGCCGATGTCTTCAGCTCTTTGTTACCACTGAGCAAAGGCAAAGAGATCAGCCTGACCATTACGGGCGACGAAGACATGCTGGTGAATACCTACCCGGGCGCCATCTATCAAATCATGACGAACTTATTCAACAATTCCATGATCCATGGCTTTGAAGCCCATCCTCAGGGCAAGGTTGAGGTATCAACAAGCATGGCTGGAGAGTATTGGTTACTGACCTATCGTGATGACGGCGTTGGCATGCCAAAAGCAGGTCTGAAAACCTTGTTTGATCCTTTTGTAACGACGAAAAGAAGCCAGGGCGGCTGTGGGTTGGGCATGCATATCGTCTATAACCTGGTTACGCAACTGCTCAAAGGGGAAATTTCAGCAAACTCAAGCCCGGGTGAGGGCATTGAAGTGACTATCAGGGTCCCATATTCCCCGCCCAAGGGCGAAGAAATGGTTGGGTGA
- a CDS encoding alkaline phosphatase D family protein, with amino-acid sequence MPANRSALPYVLLGPMVRRAEPTQICLQFVTTDVPEFEVAIDGFEVSSQLSEIRLGTYLYLCFVLVTPKTGRFECDTNLSYRVKAGGQWLDMSSLSYTDAPQLLIPDTLRSVLHGSCRNPHHHSRDSLASADDYLNQTLDDSVKRPALLLMSGDQIYADDVAGPMLLAVHKLISLLEIYPEDNLTLSLPESLEQQLYQRHHWLPKTPWQERSKWTISHWLKKDEAHFSSVKAGNHLITLEEFIGCYLLNFSYQAWQLVDLSQLHGQSLSHPQALEFAADKRALEGFIETLPAAQRLFANVSTLMMFDDHDVTDDWNLTARWEQNIANSPASRRIIANGLIAYWLFQGLGNDALTASGKLIEGFTQSLTAHNRWALTSFDKTLHRFTQWHYCLETQPKVVVLDTRTHRWRNEQDFNEPSGLMDWETLMELQEQMLEQESVLLVSPAPVFGVKAIETIQAVFNVCGQPLVVDVENWMAHEGAAKKLIDIFKREDTPSETIILSGDVHYSFCFSVAARFGRHDNRIWQLTSSGIKNEFPKRLLHILEKLDTWLFATWSPFNLFTKRWQLSVRKHHSNSPGRRYLVSASAISLVELELGRLSRYRLLQGDGQMTEFSLSEHDESPG; translated from the coding sequence ATGCCAGCTAATCGTTCTGCACTTCCCTATGTATTGCTCGGCCCTATGGTGCGCCGGGCAGAGCCTACACAAATTTGCCTGCAATTTGTTACCACGGACGTTCCTGAGTTTGAAGTCGCTATTGATGGCTTCGAAGTGTCGTCACAGCTGAGTGAAATACGCCTGGGCACCTATCTGTATCTGTGCTTTGTGCTGGTAACACCTAAAACGGGTCGCTTCGAGTGCGATACCAACCTGAGCTATCGTGTTAAAGCTGGCGGGCAATGGCTTGATATGAGCAGCCTGAGTTATACGGATGCGCCTCAGTTATTGATACCAGACACATTGCGCAGTGTGTTGCATGGTTCATGTCGCAATCCACATCATCACAGTCGCGACAGCCTGGCAAGCGCCGACGACTACCTGAATCAAACTTTGGATGATAGCGTCAAACGACCCGCCTTATTGTTGATGTCTGGCGATCAAATCTATGCCGACGATGTGGCTGGTCCAATGCTTTTAGCCGTTCATAAGCTGATTTCACTACTGGAAATTTATCCTGAGGACAACCTGACACTGAGCTTGCCTGAATCACTGGAGCAGCAACTTTATCAGCGCCATCACTGGTTACCCAAAACCCCTTGGCAGGAACGCAGTAAGTGGACAATTAGCCATTGGCTGAAAAAAGATGAAGCCCATTTTTCCAGCGTTAAGGCTGGCAATCACCTCATTACACTTGAGGAGTTTATTGGCTGTTATTTGCTTAACTTCAGTTATCAGGCCTGGCAGTTGGTTGACTTATCGCAGTTACATGGTCAATCACTGAGCCACCCACAGGCACTAGAGTTTGCAGCCGATAAGCGAGCGCTGGAGGGCTTTATAGAGACGCTGCCTGCTGCGCAGCGGCTGTTTGCAAATGTGTCTACGCTGATGATGTTTGACGATCACGATGTGACTGATGACTGGAATCTGACCGCTCGATGGGAGCAGAATATAGCGAATTCGCCGGCAAGCCGGCGGATCATTGCCAATGGTCTGATCGCCTATTGGCTGTTTCAGGGGCTGGGGAATGATGCCCTGACGGCTTCGGGTAAGCTGATTGAGGGTTTTACACAAAGTCTCACTGCTCATAACCGATGGGCTCTGACCAGCTTTGATAAAACCTTGCACCGTTTTACTCAGTGGCATTATTGCCTTGAAACCCAGCCGAAAGTGGTGGTGTTAGATACGCGCACGCACCGCTGGCGCAACGAACAGGACTTTAACGAACCCAGTGGGCTCATGGATTGGGAAACACTGATGGAATTGCAGGAGCAAATGCTGGAACAGGAGAGTGTGCTGTTGGTCAGCCCGGCGCCGGTTTTTGGGGTAAAGGCTATTGAGACTATACAAGCGGTATTTAACGTATGTGGTCAACCTCTGGTGGTCGATGTTGAAAACTGGATGGCCCATGAGGGCGCAGCGAAAAAGCTGATCGATATTTTTAAACGTGAAGATACGCCCTCTGAGACGATTATACTCTCGGGCGATGTTCACTATTCATTTTGCTTTTCGGTTGCTGCGCGATTTGGCCGCCATGACAATCGCATTTGGCAGCTTACCTCTTCGGGTATTAAAAATGAGTTTCCAAAACGCCTGCTGCATATTCTGGAGAAGCTGGACACTTGGCTGTTTGCTACATGGAGCCCGTTTAATTTATTTACCAAACGCTGGCAATTATCGGTGCGTAAACATCACAGCAATAGCCCCGGCAGGCGTTATCTGGTGAGTGCTTCCGCCATTAGCCTGGTTGAATTGGAGCTGGGGCGTTTAAGTCGCTATCGGTTGTTACAGGGAGATGGCCAAATGACCGAGTTCTCATTGTCCGAACATGACGAATCACCAGGCTAA
- a CDS encoding TatD family hydrolase, producing MIVDSHCHLDRLDFDKIGKTLPEILGDARAKQVEHFLCVSVTLAQFPAMLEKILPFDDVSASCGVHPLNQEDALDPALLKELAQHPKVVAVGETGLDYYYSKDTHQVQRDSFAQHIDIANELNKPLIIHTRDARQDTLDIMRAHQAEQCGGVLHCFTENWEMAKQAIDMGFYISISGIVTFKNAVELQEVVKRLPLERLLIETDSPYLAPVPHRGKTNQPAYVQDVAYFIADLKGISYKELASATTENFYRLFGLAQRGNAS from the coding sequence ATGATTGTAGATTCTCACTGTCACCTGGACAGACTGGATTTTGATAAAATTGGAAAAACGTTGCCCGAGATCCTGGGCGATGCCAGAGCTAAACAGGTTGAACACTTTCTGTGTGTGAGCGTGACGCTGGCACAGTTTCCTGCCATGCTGGAAAAAATTCTGCCCTTTGATGATGTGTCGGCATCGTGTGGCGTGCACCCGCTCAATCAGGAAGACGCGCTGGATCCTGCACTATTAAAGGAACTGGCGCAGCACCCAAAAGTGGTCGCGGTTGGTGAAACGGGACTGGATTACTACTATTCAAAAGACACGCATCAGGTACAAAGAGACAGCTTTGCGCAGCATATCGATATTGCCAATGAGCTCAATAAGCCTTTGATCATCCATACCCGCGATGCCAGACAGGATACACTGGATATTATGCGCGCGCATCAGGCAGAGCAGTGTGGCGGTGTCTTACATTGCTTTACTGAGAATTGGGAAATGGCCAAACAAGCCATTGATATGGGGTTTTATATTTCCATCTCAGGGATTGTGACTTTTAAGAATGCCGTTGAGCTGCAAGAAGTTGTAAAGCGCCTGCCACTTGAGCGGCTGCTAATTGAAACGGATTCACCGTATCTGGCACCTGTGCCACATCGAGGCAAAACCAATCAGCCTGCCTATGTACAGGACGTGGCTTATTTTATTGCGGATTTAAAAGGCATTAGTTACAAGGAGTTAGCTAGCGCGACAACGGAGAATTTCTACCGTTTGTTTGGCCTGGCTCAGCGTGGTAATGCCAGCTAA
- a CDS encoding PilZ domain-containing protein — protein sequence MQELLVDFEDIDELYRSYMPYQKSGGLFVQTNSRYEMGQALTLRITLPDALEEDVVTGKVVWITPQGAQNSNPPGVGVGFETEDELLNDKIVKILGTKLNSGKPTYTM from the coding sequence GTGCAAGAGTTACTAGTTGATTTTGAAGACATTGACGAGCTATATCGTAGCTACATGCCTTATCAAAAAAGTGGCGGTTTATTTGTACAAACCAATAGCCGCTATGAAATGGGTCAGGCGCTGACGCTGCGTATTACCTTACCAGATGCGCTGGAAGAAGATGTTGTTACGGGCAAGGTGGTCTGGATAACACCACAGGGCGCGCAGAACTCCAACCCGCCAGGGGTAGGGGTAGGCTTCGAGACCGAAGACGAATTGCTGAATGATAAAATAGTAAAAATATTGGGTACTAAGCTGAATTCTGGCAAACCCACCTACACCATGTAA
- the holB gene encoding DNA polymerase III subunit delta' encodes MYPWLETVFAQLQMSFQQQRFHHAQMFHGMTGVGKLELAQSLTAALLCKQAGTSLRACGQCKSCLLVDADNHPDKLLITAESHSISVEAIRSLNDFIFHSAQQGGNKVVVIDGIEKLTESAANALLKTLEEPAKGRYLLLLCNDTARVTATVLSRCNKMNVGVADVNSAEAWLAQQGIHSGQYPWVAHFISQPLLLLRWAQAQQLGAIDNLWQEAQRLGEGADAEALAKALQADTCLVKVFCGFALAAINTKIARGELAFDKAQAAIVTLRRFSVDQHTVLGLNLSLSLSRLCYQLQQTLR; translated from the coding sequence ATGTACCCGTGGTTAGAAACGGTTTTTGCGCAGTTGCAGATGAGTTTTCAGCAACAGCGCTTTCATCATGCGCAGATGTTCCATGGTATGACTGGCGTGGGCAAACTGGAGCTGGCGCAGTCGCTCACGGCTGCATTGTTGTGCAAGCAGGCAGGTACTTCGTTGCGCGCTTGTGGGCAGTGCAAAAGCTGTCTATTGGTAGACGCGGATAATCATCCGGACAAACTGTTGATCACGGCTGAATCACACAGTATCAGTGTAGAGGCGATCCGCAGCTTAAATGATTTCATATTCCACTCTGCACAGCAGGGGGGCAACAAAGTGGTGGTGATTGATGGCATAGAAAAGCTCACAGAATCTGCTGCTAATGCGTTACTGAAGACCCTCGAAGAACCCGCAAAAGGGCGCTACTTGCTGCTGCTATGCAACGATACTGCGCGTGTTACGGCGACCGTTTTGAGTCGCTGTAACAAGATGAATGTGGGGGTTGCTGATGTTAATAGCGCTGAAGCCTGGCTGGCACAGCAAGGGATCCACAGCGGACAATACCCTTGGGTCGCTCACTTTATCTCCCAGCCGCTATTATTACTTAGATGGGCGCAAGCGCAGCAGCTGGGTGCTATTGATAACCTGTGGCAGGAAGCTCAACGTCTTGGTGAAGGCGCTGACGCCGAAGCATTAGCCAAAGCTTTACAAGCCGACACCTGCCTGGTCAAGGTATTTTGTGGCTTTGCACTGGCGGCAATCAACACTAAAATAGCGCGTGGTGAACTGGCATTCGACAAAGCGCAGGCCGCAATTGTCACGCTCAGGCGGTTTTCAGTAGACCAACACACTGTGTTAGGCTTAAACTTGTCCCTGAGTCTGTCACGATTGTGCTATCAGTTGCAGCAAACCTTAAGATAG
- the tmk gene encoding dTMP kinase, whose protein sequence is MSKGFMLVCDGSNGAGKTTVIQGIADYLEQQGFEVVLTREPGGTPIGEKVRSVILDPSTPEMSSMTELMLFGAARAQHVEEKIRPALEAGKVVISDRFDAATFSFQHYARGIDLETIKTINELALGGFKPDMNLILDLDPELGLQRVNQRGEGLDRLEDEKMEFLHRAREGYLAQAKADPEHFSVIDASEDKQSVLSACLRVVDSVIAASRRDNTNR, encoded by the coding sequence ATGAGTAAAGGTTTTATGTTGGTTTGTGATGGCAGTAACGGTGCTGGCAAGACAACAGTGATTCAGGGCATTGCCGACTATCTCGAGCAGCAGGGATTTGAAGTAGTACTGACCCGCGAGCCCGGAGGCACTCCGATTGGTGAAAAGGTCCGTAGCGTAATATTGGATCCCAGTACACCAGAAATGAGCTCAATGACCGAGCTGATGCTGTTTGGTGCAGCCCGGGCACAACACGTAGAAGAAAAAATCCGCCCAGCCCTGGAGGCCGGCAAGGTTGTTATCTCGGACCGTTTTGACGCTGCAACTTTTAGTTTTCAACATTACGCGCGCGGTATTGATCTTGAGACCATAAAGACCATTAATGAACTGGCGCTCGGCGGATTCAAGCCCGACATGAATCTCATCTTAGATTTAGACCCTGAGCTGGGGCTGCAACGCGTCAATCAACGAGGCGAAGGGCTCGACAGACTTGAGGATGAGAAAATGGAATTTTTGCATCGCGCACGAGAGGGCTACCTTGCTCAGGCAAAGGCTGACCCGGAGCATTTTAGTGTGATTGATGCGTCGGAAGATAAACAGTCTGTATTGTCAGCCTGCCTGAGGGTCGTTGATTCTGTGATTGCGGCCAGTCGCCGTGATAACACAAATCGTTGA
- a CDS encoding DUF6765 family protein, whose amino-acid sequence MQIDLHHAMTWVVARDAGFSPAQATTIAHAAQYVDDATNYGHIKFQNGAAYERIATAHKMLEYRNLDSLKNMKVWVPFHFLPGNGGLPAGENPAGSFIQKLVCRPDSFVAKDMVAEVLADKDRPHSLHRLGITAHVFIDTWGHRGFAGVDHPVNHVRDIKDHNGQTHETLIAKVSDYFANILQDNIPSLGHGQALSHPDLPHQHWSYQNGLGEAVERNNPVDFLQAANALCKVFQTYLVRPITGLSPDVKREIAQCFSQFVSDNGATRHQQWLDAIAADRFGLGPHQLTYIAKGLGSWKHQALGTTLADGDEDCYQYHPDFLHSDWKHFHDAAKKHRQSIIVDILPRYGICVS is encoded by the coding sequence ATGCAAATTGATCTTCATCACGCTATGACCTGGGTCGTTGCCAGAGACGCAGGGTTCTCACCCGCCCAGGCCACCACCATTGCTCATGCGGCACAATATGTAGATGATGCCACCAACTATGGTCATATCAAGTTTCAGAATGGTGCCGCTTACGAGCGTATTGCGACTGCGCATAAAATGCTTGAGTATCGTAATCTGGATAGCCTGAAAAACATGAAAGTGTGGGTACCGTTTCATTTTTTGCCTGGCAACGGAGGGTTACCTGCTGGTGAAAATCCTGCGGGTAGCTTTATTCAGAAACTTGTTTGCCGACCAGACTCTTTTGTGGCAAAAGACATGGTAGCTGAAGTATTAGCGGATAAAGACCGACCTCATTCATTACATCGCCTGGGGATCACCGCACACGTCTTTATCGATACCTGGGGACATCGGGGCTTTGCAGGGGTCGACCACCCAGTCAATCACGTTCGCGACATCAAAGATCATAATGGTCAGACCCACGAGACGCTCATCGCAAAAGTCAGCGATTACTTTGCCAATATTCTGCAGGACAATATTCCCAGCCTGGGCCATGGTCAGGCGCTGTCCCACCCTGATCTGCCACATCAGCACTGGTCTTATCAAAATGGCCTTGGTGAAGCTGTTGAACGCAATAATCCGGTTGACTTTTTGCAAGCAGCAAACGCGCTGTGTAAAGTATTTCAGACCTACCTGGTCAGGCCCATCACCGGGTTGTCACCCGACGTAAAGCGAGAAATTGCCCAGTGCTTTAGTCAGTTTGTCAGTGATAACGGCGCAACACGCCACCAGCAATGGTTGGATGCCATCGCCGCCGATCGCTTTGGCCTCGGCCCACACCAACTGACTTACATCGCCAAAGGCCTAGGTTCCTGGAAACATCAGGCGCTGGGGACCACGCTGGCGGATGGCGATGAAGATTGCTATCAGTATCATCCGGACTTTCTGCATAGTGACTGGAAACATTTCCATGATGCGGCGAAAAAACATCGCCAAAGTATCATAGTCGATATCTTGCCCAGATACGGGATCTGTGTCAGTTAA
- a CDS encoding cupin domain-containing protein, with amino-acid sequence MNSTVFSLSALWLVSITSISTAQAHSTEQIKVETLTKQQHSWNGAVLPAYPKGQPEVRIMRFTIPSGQTLPIHKHPYINAGLLLKGELQVETQSGETIHIKAGDTLVEVVDTWHWGKSVGKEAAQIVVFYAGVKDQPVTLKQD; translated from the coding sequence ATGAACAGCACTGTATTTTCCTTATCGGCTTTATGGTTAGTGAGTATCACGAGCATCAGTACAGCGCAAGCGCACAGTACTGAACAGATCAAGGTAGAAACGCTGACAAAGCAGCAACATAGCTGGAATGGTGCAGTGTTGCCAGCTTACCCAAAAGGCCAGCCAGAGGTGCGGATTATGCGTTTTACCATCCCTTCCGGGCAGACTTTGCCAATTCACAAACATCCTTATATCAATGCAGGGCTGTTGTTAAAAGGAGAACTTCAGGTTGAGACACAAAGCGGGGAAACGATCCACATCAAAGCGGGTGATACCCTGGTTGAGGTTGTTGACACCTGGCACTGGGGGAAAAGTGTGGGTAAAGAAGCCGCGCAGATAGTGGTGTTCTACGCCGGCGTCAAAGATCAGCCTGTCACACTAAAACAAGACTAG